From the genome of Ooceraea biroi isolate clonal line C1 chromosome 10, Obir_v5.4, whole genome shotgun sequence:
AGAAACCTTAGTAAGTAAGCAGCTGCCcagagataatattttttgaggTTATGCATTTTCTGTGAAGAACACAAAACTGAAGAATGAACAtgattagaaaaataaaattgaatgttTCTTAAAAGTTTCTTAAAATTCGTATTACTGAATAGTCCTGCCATTTTCAGCGGCAACTGACATAAGCGTATCATctttttcttactttttatCAAAcgaattttgatattttgattTCTTGTTTAATTACGTTCACTTGCATAATTATCTGAGCGTTTGTTTAACTATTTCCCTCTTTGGTCTCAGCTGCTCCATAGCATGTTGCAAGCAGCACAAGACTCAGCCCTGCGAGCCTCCCGAGTTACCTGAGAAGCCTGAAGAAGAGCATCAAGAGAATCACGTGAAGTACGAGTTTCCCAGACAAGACATTGTGTCTGCGGAGAAGCTGCAGCAATTGCGTCACAGTGAAGAACTGAAATCCTGCCTCAGGAATCCCCATGTGCGCGAAATGATGAAGAGTATTGTAAATAGTCAAAATATGACCAATGCGATAGCATCAGCCATGAGAGAACCACTATTTGTAGAGATGGTAGATGCCTGTCTGAAAGTCGTGGAGCCACAAAACAACCAGTTGAACCAGATCGAGTAATCTTTGTCAAGTAAGATTGTGATATATTCTTAGGAACGTGTATATTcgtttaatacaatatttttgtaagtTTTCAATTGCATAAAACATTGAGACGAGAGAGCTATGCGCTGtatttatacacatattcTTTCTCGCGAACAAATTATGACAGAATGTCAGAAAATGGAGAGATTTTTATCTTGCTCGTGAATGAATGGTTTTATTAGACGAGTCGAAAAGTCGTGGCAGTGTTCAGTGTAATGTGATGTTACAAGTGATGTCAGATGGTAATGctgttttttaaatgttaatatatatttcatgtattttatttttatcttacaaaatataaaaatttattgtaaatcatGTGCTATATCATGTATTACGTAACATAAAATggccttttttttaaatgaaaaatcgccACAATTAGTTGACTCGCTCAATATGATGAATTATGAATTACAAAATATGGTGGATAAATTCTACCTTAAGTTATTAGTGCAAATTTTTGCGTACCGATGTACAAGACACGCAAAACGTGACTTTACATTGCCAAGAGACAATCATGAGAGGATATTATTAGCAAAACGAGTTTTGCGCTCGTGAatcttttcttattattcttatcAAAGTTCCACATGTTGAGTATAGTAGGACGAAATGTAGTTCTCAACATCCTCTGGTGGCTGCACGCCATCCAGTTCGGCTGCGAGAGCATGATATCTTCTCCTAACGTGATGAGCTGCCATTTTTGGTTGCCTCTCCCTTGTGAAAATTCCTTTCTTGTTTCCACCCACTCTGGTATACGCTGTAATACGCAGATATTGATGTGCGTTTGTgtgaatgttattaaatatcattttagttaaatttctccaaaatttatttaaaatagcGTATCACAGACTGCTAAATTAATTCTATTGAATATCTTTATCGTGAATTATACTTGCTCTATTTCACATTAATTTATTGAGGTATATTTGTCTCTCAACTATAATTATAGAAAGTGCAAAAAGGCTATTATACATTAGatacatattataacaataaaaattagaaactGATCTTATTCAATACTCACTTTGCGCGGTGCGAAAGTCAGCAAAATTCCAAATAAATTCGCCAATGAAGAAGCCTTCTTGCCGCAATCGATCGAAGGCCTCGAAGTGTTTGGAGAATAATTCCTCTTGATACTCCTCGCTCCATACGTATTCCGGTAGctgcaaaaaattttaaaggctcaaagaagtaaaaaagagaagaaaaaagaagtaaaCGGAGGAATAATTATGACGATGTTTGTAGAATatatcaagaaaattaaataaattcctgtattattttttacgtttgtaataagaaaatttaaattacaataagattaaaacaaattaaattaatgtaaaatataatagaaagttTTCGCACATCATTATAATGAGCTTTACCTCGTGCAGGCCAGGCATGGTGTCGGCCCCGTACTCGGACATGAGTACTGGCTTGTTGTATTTTCTATGCCAGGCCTCTGCTTCCCCTAGAACCCTGTCGATGATCATGTCCATTCTGCCAGAGTTGCTGTACCAGGCGTTGTAACGATTGAAGCTGATCACATCGAGGAACTGAGCAGCCTTGTCTTCCTGAAATTCATTatacaagaatatttaatatgtctTACGAATtccaaaattgaaaaatctgCGTTCACAAAATATCCAAACGATTAATCTCTTGTTTAATccctttttaaatttatgttatttttatgttatttctataatttcttttattttattcatattaccTGCACTCCACGAGCGAGAGCAATGGTGACCGGCCTGGTGGGATCGATAGCCTTAGCATGATGTGCGATCTGCTTGAAATATTCTTCAGCCTGAGGTAGTTGGGTTCTCGGCTCGTTAGCCAGCGACCACATGATCACAGACGGTCGGTTCTTGTCTCTGCGGATCAGCTCCGAGAGCGAATCCTTGTGACGCGAGAGCAAGGACGGTGAGAAGTTCTCCGTGTCGACGGAGGGACACTCGTCAATCACGAGAAAGCCCAATCTATGTCacagaatttaataaagtataaataaatgatagagTAGAGTAAACTTCACATGTGATAAATGAAGGTTTGAGAGTACCTATCAGCCATATCGAGCACTTCGTCACTGTAAGGGTAGTGGCTGGTCCTGTAGGCATTCGCGCCGACCCACTGCAGCAGCTCGTGATCCCTCACTGCGGTGACGAGGTCGAAGCCACGTCCCCTGATGATCGAGTCCTCGTGTCTGCCGAAACCGCGCATATACACCGGTCGGTCGTTTAGTAAGAGGCTCGTGTTGGTCCATGCCAAGGTCCTGATGCCGATTGGCAGTCGGTAGATATCCGGCTCGGTGACGTTTGCCACCCATAGTCTCACCTGGAAAGAGATACATCTCATGCTAGCGGACACACATCTtgatatttctaaatattttataaagtaaattaattctttaacgTATTTTCTGCGTGGAATGTTTTCCAATTCTCTTTaactcttttctctttattaatcaatttagaatatacagggtggcccattttaatttatacagtcgattttttaaaaaactaaaagagatacgaaaaaatgtttcagacagacatgtcacgatttcgagggggacataagatgataccattggtttgaccttgaatagtcgtttgaaggtcacgcgaagatcaccttcaatttcttaaattgaaaccccaactttttattgcagattcttattctccatcgaaaagtaagtaacttttgtcggaaacatttttccgaaaaatgtcatcttatgtccttaaaatgtcctcaaaactcatcttgaagatcattttaaggacataagatgacatttttcggaaaaatgtttcagacaaaagttgcatgttttctcgcgtagaatccgaatccgtaataaaaaataccatgtctcattaaaaaaaatttcagaccggaagttagaattctgaaattttttttaatgagacatggtattttttattacggattcggattctacgcgagaaaacatgcaatttttgtctgaaacatttttccgaaaaatgtcatcttatgtccttaaaatgatcttcaagatgagttttgaggacattttaaggacataagatgacatttttcggaaaaatgtttccgacaaaagttacttacttttcgatggagaataagaatctgcaataaaaagttggggtttcaatttaagaaattgaaggtgatcttcgcgtgaccttcaaacgactattcaaggtcaaaccaatggtatcatcttatgtccccctcgaaatcgtgacatgtctgtctgaaacattttttcgtatctcttttagttttttaaaaaatcgactgtataaattaaaatgggccaccctgtataaaattgattttgtaTACAGTATTAAGACATTTGTATTTTTCGAGTAATTGACGAAACGAATAATTAAATCTCGAACCTCCAGAGTGTACAAGTACCCTGGTTTGGGATCCATGCCTCTCGGCCACCAGAGCCTGGCGAGGGGAACCTTCAGGGTGCCGGACAGGCCGTAGACGGGTTCTTTGATGGCCAAAGTGTGCTCGGCATTATGTAAGGTAACTCTGCAGACTGGTACCTCGCCTTCGCGCAAGCCGGCTGGTTGTATGATGTATTTGACAATTCCCATGTCACCGATCAAGCTGGTCCTTACCGTAATGTCTTCGACGTAAACACGCGGCGtggtgtataataaaatggacCTTTACAAAGTTTtcgttatacatataaaacattttttttaatagtttattcatttttctatGTCGACTAAAACGCGCTTAAAATATTGCAGAGAGAAATCTGACCCGCAATTAACTGATTTAAATAGccgtataatataaatgataccATCAAATAGTTTCCATTTTTTGTGCCACGGCACCAAAACTCTTTTTGTCTTTTTGTCGAACAGCGGAAATCTCGTGAACAAGCAAGCGACCTCGATCGTCGCGCAACGCATCGGATGCTCTCTCTGATTTTTACACAAAGCCCTTGATAGAGATTTATTTGTGGCGGGTGAAATTCGCGCGTCGCTTCAGAGAATCCGAAAAGTCCCTCGTACGTGACGCAATAGCGAATCGGGGCAATGCGATTACACAGTACCGcgtatttatcttttatccgGCGGAATCGCATCAAAcctgtattttttaaatgtcctGCTTTCTGGAATCTGAGATCCAATCTAACCAGGACGTAGTCTTTTCGTTTCATCcaatctatttatttatgctttACCGAATTTAAGAGAAAATCAATAGCTtgataaatagaaatttacagaaatttatttatataaatttagtgTGAATCGACGTTAGGTCAATTCATCAAGATtatattaagataaatatCTTGATACAGATAATGTGATATTCATCAAGACATTTAGAAAGATATTCCGTATCGTATGATTGACAATTACAAGCGCActcaaaattgtttttcaaaaatgaaagattggagaaattgatattctttaatctttttaaacaTTGAGATTGTAACGtatacgaaattaatttctaattgcTTGAAGATTGCAACTGACCTGTGTATACCGGCGTAGTTGAAGAAGTCGAAGGTGTAGGTCTGCAAGTGGACGGTGCCGTTGTCAGTGACCGCTTCGACGATTTTTCCTTGAGGCACACTGGTCTGTAGCAATGTGTTATCCACAGCAACGGTGATGCGATTTTTGCTACCGAAATTCACGTACGATGAGATTTCTGCCTCGAATGGTAGGTGGCCCATCTCGTGGTTAGTCACCAGGGCGCCGTTCAGCCACTAAACATTGGAAATTGCACATTAACATCTTGCGATTCATTCAATcgtgtatttaaattttaaataattctaaatacaatataatttttcgaaatattacgttgatatttaaaaatacaaattaatattcattctCGCATCGGAAGGATTATTTTAACGCGTAATCAGgatctctttttaattatatttttctattataatatatagtaaatttttctattatttttaaaattcgtACAAGGTCGGTATTTCACAGCAACATACTTTGGACTTTAACGCTTAGACTGCCCAACTAATTTTGTACGTGAGCTTGTAATAATATTCACTTTGTATCTCacgttaatatttattatacaaatgaaatattttattgtatttacattCAACGTCTAGAAATGTAGtcaataaaaatagttttgcTTAAGTTATTCAAATCGTCACCCATATATGGATGAGATGGGAatctaaatattaaaaaaaataaacaaattgcgTAAAGAGTACTTGCCACTTGGGCGAGATAGTTGACCGAGCCGAACCTGACGAATACCCGTTGATTCCGCCAAGAAAAAGGCACGAAGAAGGTCCTCTGGTACCACACGGCGCCGACGTGGTCCCTGAGGGCTCGCGACGTCGTGACGTCGTTGTAAGACGAGGGCACCGGCATCTTGATTATCTCGTTCACCTGCAAAGGCGGTCACGTTTTGTGCGAATGGTCCCTTGCTAATGGCGGAATGACGAGAGACAACGTGCAATTACGCAGGATTAAAATGTGACTCTTGTGACGCAAATTTTAATTCCCTGCCGGCAACAAGAGGAGAGAATTAAAAGACAGTCACCATAAATTGTGACGAGAAGAGAGATAAAAGGTATATAAATAGAgacatatatacaataaaatataaaaatatgctttTAGTTGTCATCTCGCGATTTTCCTTTCGAACTTTACTTCTTATtcgaatttgtaaaaatatctattttgtTCGTTTCATTTAAGCCAGcgcttataataattttaacatttagattatatatataattcttagtTTAATATAGTTATCatgtatgtttattaatatatgtataaataatagaggaaagtccccgattatgagataccatatcgattttgccgaatgtaaggaaatctataggcagaattttaaaatgtaatacgttctcttgaagagaatttaataagctttaggttggtgaaatgaaaaatctaatttaaatattattttttccgaaaattaaacaaatttgaaaaaagagctttacgcaggatcgagaaagtgtgctcctaatataagataccttgagaaatcggtgttaaaagtgcaaaatacatcagtattgcaagtaaaaaactttattagatatttttataaaaatactgctgccacagccttcgccaaatcttcacgattccactgtcaacgcttcctcgtttctctaacctccatagtcagattctataaaaattaaatacacaaaaattcgtaatataaattcgtattaacttttctttaaccttaacgtagtattttctttctttttattacactacatactcttcatattcgagcaataattatctcatattaagagtaccctgaatatctcattatacgagccacacgcctagcggttccgcgatcatgaaatctaacttctacaattaagcaattcaacaaatcgcgtattttcctgttactacgattctactctatcattgcatactgaatttattgccaaccatttccttattatgtaataaacaaggtttcaagacttaccttaagttcctttgacatgttcacaatttcacaaaccttttcttgcaaaggctaaacgcaataacgaacaatgaattttttactAGATATATTtcacaccaagagtaataagtttatggtggaattaacagatggtgctcactagtttagcagaaactccattatctcatattaggagcatatctcataataggggattctcctctatcaATAAAAAAGAGCGAAGCAGGATGTGCGtgcttattattaattacttaagaAATAgtacaaacgtttcggtctaATTGTTAGACCATCTTCAGTGTGTATAAGTCCTAGTTAGATGTAATTGAACGCAGTCAAAATCGCACGCATTGTTACGCAATATCAATAAGTCTGAAAAGGTTAACGTAATATTTAACTCTGTTACAAGTATTAAAACCGAAGCAAAACCTAATAAAGCTGAAGAAGCGCATGATTAacgcaaatataatatcataaatagcAGTAATTGCGTTAAACTTTTCAGACTTATTGATATTGCGTAACAATGCGTGCGATTTTGACTGCGTTCAATTACATCTAACTAGGACTTATACACACTGAAGATGGTCTAACAATTAGACCGAAACGGTTGTACTCTTtcttaagtaattaataataagcaCGTACATCCTGCTTAGctcttttttattcatattatttatatatatatatacaaggtggcccattttaatttatacagtcgattttttaaaaaactaaaagagatacgaaaaaatgtttcagacagacatgtcacgatttcgagggggacataagatgataccattggtttgaccttgaatagtcgtttgaaggtcacgcgaagatcaccttcaatttcttaaattgaaaccccaactttttattgcagattcttattctccatcgaaaagtaagtaacttttgtcggaaacatttttccgaaaaatgtcatcttatgtccttaaaatgatcttcaagatgagttttgaggacattttaaggacataagatgacatttttcggaaaaatgtttcagacaaaagttgcatgttttctcgcgtagaatccgaatccgtaataaaaaataccatgtctcattaaaaaaaaatttcagaattctaacttccggtctgaaatttttttttaatgagacatggtattttttattacggattcggattctacgcgagaaaacatgcaacttttgtattataatatatatatatataatagagctatttatgatattatgtttattaatttttacatgtcattattaattatagtttTACGTAAGCTTGTGAGATACGGTACCTTTAATAAGTCATCGGCGAACCATGCTTCTCTGTAACCCTTTAACGCATCTCCCTCGGGCGACACGAGAAAGTCCCATAATCCGTCGAGAGATCTTATCTGcagaaaaaatgaagaaatacgTAATATCCGATGTGCTTCTCGTTACGTATACTCATTCTCACTACAAGTCTCGTCAAGGAGATCccggagtcgtctgtattactaCGAACTTTAAATGACACCAATCTTTTTTTTGATTGAACGGAAGGATAAATCCTTTTCCATAAATAAAGTACACACAGTAATACAATCCGCAGTACTGGACTTTGTTGGACTTCGTACGTGTAAAATAGTACTGCGGATTGAAGACAGACTAGAAGAATATGAAGGGAGTTTTAGAACGAATTTCGAAGTGTGCTATAAAAGATTCTCGCTCGTGATCAGAAGCTCGTCCGTACGAGTATACacgcatgtatattttttatttgagaaTACAGCTTTGAGTGGCAGTAAGAAACCGATACAACGTAATGGCATGTAAGATTTACCTCTCGGGATTCGCTTTCTCTGGGATACAGCATACCAGGAAGTGGCGTCGGAAATGCCTCCTCGTAAGGTAACGGCGCCTCGATTTCAATCGGTGTTTCAACGAAATCCGATGGCGATTCTGGGCCAGATTCGCCGGCCATCGCGGTGCCGAGTAACAAGAATATGAGCTGCCACATTCCTCTGCGACCTTCCTAAACAGATATATCGAATACCTCCGTTTGTGATCAAGACGTTCACGATAAGATTCGAGATTAAATGATAAGTTTTTTCTTAAACTTATGGCATAATTTCGTGAGAAATTAAAGTTTTGAAAACTGTTGAACCATTTTGTTCAAGAACGGAATTTATCTTTTTGTCTTGTAAAAATTGAAACAGTTGGATTTCTAAGCTTATTTATAATTGGAtagttttttttctaaaatttatgTGCAACTTTGTTTTTAAAGACATTCAATATCTATTTAAATCAATTGTAATTGTAAGTAAAAGAGGAAGTAGCAGATGTTTGAAGTTATACGTTCTTTTATGTTCAAAAGTGGcattgtatatattacattttattcattaaatataataagcacGCAATGGAcgataattagaaattatcaAGACCACTTGTATCACGACGAGATCAATCAGCTATTTTCAGGAGTGTCGCATTTGCGTCACTTTCTGCGAAAGCACGCTCCAGGCGAGATACAAAAAATGCTTTTTccagaaatttatttaccaTGAAGAACGATGCCTGCTTATCGTTTAACCTTACGTTGTGTCAGAGCTGTCAGCTATCACTCGTCGCCTATTTCTCCACTACTAGCAGTTGTGACCCCCTTTCCTCATGAATCGTCAGTCAGAACGAGCAATCGTGACTCGCGACTGAAGATCAAAATGCGAACACTTCGAGATTGTTAGCACACGTACAAAAGTAACTCtcgacaatttattataattaataaacgctAAGGCATTCACGATGTTCAATGTTACAGAAATTACACAAAGCACACCATTATAGCGTTCCTCACAATGAACTCCACTGTGACTCGCTGAACCTTCCAAATCGACTAGTCGCGGCCGCTGACTACGATGGACTGATAATGTAATCGTCGAGCCCGTTCGATAAGGAATTAACGAACCCTCACATCTGACAATGTGTTCTAATCTGATAACGATATGCAGTTTTCCACACCTTTTGTTACATCTTTGCGATGAGGTGCATCCGATAGCATAAATACAAACTCATCTTTTATCTAGGATACTTGGTCTTATCGCGCAAACACGGTAATGATCTCGTTATGACATCGTTGCTACGAATCATCGCAGATAAGACGGgagaataataaagatttagcTTATCATGTGATTACGCAGAGATTGAAATATTCAGAGTTGCTGTATCTTTCATTTCTATCTTTACGAGTAAGAAAGTAACGTCTCTATTTCCGAATGataaagaatttctttttacGTTAGTCGTAACGGAGGAAATTAACatgaattattttgtttagATAATTCTCTATAATAATGGATTAATTTGAtgaatttaaatgtttttatattttgagtCTCATTATTGACTTTCTCTTTGATCCTCGATATCCGACCTAAATAATACGGTGCGACTTACAATTACGCTCTGGACTTCCTTCATgattatctttatctttttcctctttttttcaggGTTGTTAACGATGTCAAGGCGTATTCAGAGACGAGACAACCCGCATTTGCTTAACAATCGCCTCAGTTTCCCGAAGGTCTACCTCGCTCAACAAAGGTTGGTCGCAAGCCGTTCCGTGActgcttatttttttctcttaattttATTCGACACCCACGAAGAGAGGAAGACCGGTCTTCTGGCATCCATTCTTTCGCATGAGATCTTGAGGAGGTCTCTCCGATAGCGAATCGCATTAAGAGCTCTCACAATTTATCccgatataatatattattaaatttatcaatcaCAGGAGAATCTggcataaataatttatatcaaattatttatatggaCCATTTCATATCTAGATATAAGGATAGCTGATGTAGATCgataattttcgataattaaGGAAAAACCAAAGTTACAAATATCTCAGAAATATTAAGTAGAGGAAAGTctccgattatgagataccatatcgattttgccgaatgtaaggaaatctatagggcagaatttaaaaatttaatacgttatcttgaagggaatttaataagctttaggttggtgaaatgaaaaatctaatttaaatattattttttccgaaaattaaaaaaatttgaaaaaagagctttacgcaagatcgcgaaagtgtgctcctaatataagatacttcgagaaatcggtgttaaaagtgcaaaatacatcagtattgcaattaaaatctttattagatagttttataaaaatactgctgccacagccttcgccgaatcttcacgattccactgtcgacgcttcctcgtatctctaacctccatagtcagattctataaaaattaaatacacgaaaattcgtaatataaattcgtattaacttttctttaaccttaagtagtattttctttctttttattacactacataatcttcatattcgagcaataattatctcatattaagagtaccctgaatatctcattatacgagccacgcgcccagcggttccgcgatcatgaaatctaacttctacaattaagcaattcaacaaatcgcgtattttcctgttactacgattctactctatcattgcatactgaatttattgccaaccatttccttattatataataaacaaggtttcaAGACTTatctcaagttcctttgacatgttcacaatttcacaaaccttttcttgcaaaggctaaacgcaataacgaacaatgaatttttcactaaatacattttacaccaagagtaataagttcatggtggaaaccccattatctcatattaggagcatatctcatgataggggattctcctctatatgtAAGTACCGATTTTATGATTCTATGACATTTTAAGCAATCACGTTAAGTTTAAGCAAACCTCGTTAAGTGAAATTCGATAGTCAAGACGAACGTTTTCCATAGTTTAAAAGTTTTAGAATAACCATCTGACGTTTTCAGGGAGAAATCTTCAACTAACCGGCTGATAAGAGTTTCGCATGACCTTTCGACGAAAGCCAACTGTCGGGCAATGAGCCGGTCGCACCCcacatgcacacacgcg
Proteins encoded in this window:
- the LOC105283754 gene encoding zinc finger HIT domain-containing protein 3 codes for the protein MLKTCCICEKDNSPYKCPICKKPYCSIACCKQHKTQPCEPPELPEKPEEEHQENHVKYEFPRQDIVSAEKLQQLRHSEELKSCLRNPHVREMMKSIVNSQNMTNAIASAMREPLFVEMVDACLKVVEPQNNQLNQIE
- the LOC105283755 gene encoding beta-glucuronidase isoform X1; the encoded protein is MAGASPLLGSSSWDAATGVEHADRCKEGRRGMWQLIFLLLGTAMAGESGPESPSDFVETPIEIEAPLPYEEAFPTPLPGMLYPRESESREIRSLDGLWDFLVSPEGDALKGYREAWFADDLLKVNEIIKMPVPSSYNDVTTSRALRDHVGAVWYQRTFFVPFSWRNQRVFVRFGSVNYLAQVWLNGALVTNHEMGHLPFEAEISSYVNFGSKNRITVAVDNTLLQTSVPQGKIVEAVTDNGTVHLQTYTFDFFNYAGIHRSILLYTTPRVYVEDITVRTSLIGDMGIVKYIIQPAGLREGEVPVCRVTLHNAEHTLAIKEPVYGLSGTLKVPLARLWWPRGMDPKPGYLYTLEVRLWVANVTEPDIYRLPIGIRTLAWTNTSLLLNDRPVYMRGFGRHEDSIIRGRGFDLVTAVRDHELLQWVGANAYRTSHYPYSDEVLDMADRLGFLVIDECPSVDTENFSPSLLSRHKDSLSELIRRDKNRPSVIMWSLANEPRTQLPQAEEYFKQIAHHAKAIDPTRPVTIALARGVQEDKAAQFLDVISFNRYNAWYSNSGRMDMIIDRVLGEAEAWHRKYNKPVLMSEYGADTMPGLHELPEYVWSEEYQEELFSKHFEAFDRLRQEGFFIGEFIWNFADFRTAQTYTRVGGNKKGIFTRERQPKMAAHHVRRRYHALAAELDGVQPPEDVENYISSYYTQHVEL
- the LOC105283755 gene encoding beta-glucuronidase isoform X3, with translation MWQLIFLLLGTAMAGESGPESPSDFVETPIEIEAPLPYEEAFPTPLPGMLYPRESESREIRSLDGLWDFLVSPEGDALKGYREAWFADDLLKVNEIIKMPVPSSYNDVTTSRALRDHVGAVWYQRTFFVPFSWRNQRVFVRFGSVNYLAQVWLNGALVTNHEMGHLPFEAEISSYVNFGSKNRITVAVDNTLLQTSVPQGKIVEAVTDNGTVHLQTYTFDFFNYAGIHRSILLYTTPRVYVEDITVRTSLIGDMGIVKYIIQPAGLREGEVPVCRVTLHNAEHTLAIKEPVYGLSGTLKVPLARLWWPRGMDPKPGYLYTLEVRLWVANVTEPDIYRLPIGIRTLAWTNTSLLLNDRPVYMRGFGRHEDSIIRGRGFDLVTAVRDHELLQWVGANAYRTSHYPYSDEVLDMADRLGFLVIDECPSVDTENFSPSLLSRHKDSLSELIRRDKNRPSVIMWSLANEPRTQLPQAEEYFKQIAHHAKAIDPTRPVTIALARGVQEDKAAQFLDVISFNRYNAWYSNSGRMDMIIDRVLGEAEAWHRKYNKPVLMSEYGADTMPGLHELPEYVWSEEYQEELFSKHFEAFDRLRQEGFFIGEFIWNFADFRTAQTYTRVGGNKKGIFTRERQPKMAAHHVRRRYHALAAELDGVQPPEDVENYISSYYTQHVEL
- the LOC105283755 gene encoding beta-glucuronidase isoform X2 produces the protein MEGRRGMWQLIFLLLGTAMAGESGPESPSDFVETPIEIEAPLPYEEAFPTPLPGMLYPRESESREIRSLDGLWDFLVSPEGDALKGYREAWFADDLLKVNEIIKMPVPSSYNDVTTSRALRDHVGAVWYQRTFFVPFSWRNQRVFVRFGSVNYLAQVWLNGALVTNHEMGHLPFEAEISSYVNFGSKNRITVAVDNTLLQTSVPQGKIVEAVTDNGTVHLQTYTFDFFNYAGIHRSILLYTTPRVYVEDITVRTSLIGDMGIVKYIIQPAGLREGEVPVCRVTLHNAEHTLAIKEPVYGLSGTLKVPLARLWWPRGMDPKPGYLYTLEVRLWVANVTEPDIYRLPIGIRTLAWTNTSLLLNDRPVYMRGFGRHEDSIIRGRGFDLVTAVRDHELLQWVGANAYRTSHYPYSDEVLDMADRLGFLVIDECPSVDTENFSPSLLSRHKDSLSELIRRDKNRPSVIMWSLANEPRTQLPQAEEYFKQIAHHAKAIDPTRPVTIALARGVQEDKAAQFLDVISFNRYNAWYSNSGRMDMIIDRVLGEAEAWHRKYNKPVLMSEYGADTMPGLHELPEYVWSEEYQEELFSKHFEAFDRLRQEGFFIGEFIWNFADFRTAQTYTRVGGNKKGIFTRERQPKMAAHHVRRRYHALAAELDGVQPPEDVENYISSYYTQHVEL